A DNA window from Hordeum vulgare subsp. vulgare chromosome 1H, MorexV3_pseudomolecules_assembly, whole genome shotgun sequence contains the following coding sequences:
- the LOC123398113 gene encoding uncharacterized protein LOC123398113, translating into MAIKILNLTTSSSGCERNWSTFEMVDAKRINKLDVARRDNLVYIQFNGRMIDKRKKLSSSSDVLPGEDASREQDWICEDAYINEAIDPTMGMPCNIIDGEMGESKHVQLRRNASVRELHEIEEFVEDDDNECDHVIEDDGIDYEYDDDGVMATKDDDEEEDPPGNLERFVINL; encoded by the exons ATGGCCATAAAGATACTCAACTTGACCACAAGTTCATCCGGATGTGAAAGAAATTGGAGCACGTTTGAAATG GTGGATGCAAAGCGGATAAATAAACTAGATGTGGCACGTAGGGACAATCTAGTTTATATCCAATTCAATGGAAGGATgattgataaaagaaagaagttaTCCTCTTCTAGTGATGTTCTTCCTGGTGAAGATGCATCACGAGAACAAGATTGGATATGTGAAGATGCATATATCAATGAGGCGATTGATCCCACTATGGGCATGCCATGCaacatcattgatggagaaatgggGGAAAGCAAACATGTGCAGCTTCGTAGGAATGCAAGTGTTAGAGAACTCCATGAAATTGAAGAATTCGttgaggatgatgataatgaatGTGATCATGTGATAGAGGATGATGGGATTGattatgagtatgatgatgatggTGTTATGGCAACCAAggacgatgatgaggaggaggaccccCCCGGGAACCTTGAGAGATTTGTCATCAACTTATAA